Proteins co-encoded in one Haloarcula pelagica genomic window:
- the queC gene encoding 7-cyano-7-deazaguanine synthase QueC, whose protein sequence is MSHNHTTHDDRAVVLASGGMDSATAAYEAQTRGYDDLYLLHTSYGQNTEQREHECARALAGHVDAADFLHVETGHLQQIGGSSLTDDGLAVADADTDSEEIPSSYVPFRNANLLSMAVSYAEASGASAVFIGAHSEDFSGYPDCRPAFFEAFQSVVDVGTRPETEIALEAPFVEWSKTDIAERGLDLGVPYADTWSCYRSDEPACGTCDACAFRLAAFQRLGERDPIPYESRPDHT, encoded by the coding sequence ATGTCACACAACCACACGACCCACGACGACCGCGCCGTGGTGCTGGCCTCCGGCGGTATGGACAGCGCCACGGCCGCTTACGAGGCACAGACTCGCGGGTACGACGACCTGTACCTGCTGCACACGAGCTACGGCCAGAACACCGAACAGCGCGAACACGAGTGTGCGAGAGCGCTCGCCGGCCACGTCGACGCCGCCGACTTCCTCCACGTCGAGACGGGCCACCTCCAGCAGATCGGCGGCTCCTCGCTGACCGACGACGGGCTGGCCGTCGCCGACGCCGACACCGACAGCGAGGAGATCCCCAGTTCGTACGTTCCGTTCCGGAACGCGAACCTGCTGTCGATGGCCGTCTCCTACGCCGAAGCCAGCGGCGCGAGCGCCGTGTTCATCGGCGCCCACAGCGAGGACTTCTCGGGGTACCCGGACTGTCGGCCGGCCTTCTTCGAGGCGTTCCAGTCGGTCGTCGACGTGGGGACCAGACCCGAGACGGAGATCGCACTGGAGGCCCCGTTCGTCGAGTGGTCGAAGACCGACATCGCCGAGCGCGGCCTCGACCTCGGGGTCCCCTACGCGGACACCTGGAGCTGTTACCGCAGCGACGAACCCGCCTGTGGCACCTGTGACGCCTGTGCCTTCCGACTGGCGGCGTTCCAGCGACTGGGCGAGCGTGACCCGATCCCCTACGAGAGCCGGCCCGACCACACCTGA
- a CDS encoding methylglyoxal synthase, whose translation MTRVALIAHDDEKPEMIDLVRSYESLLSEFDLVGTGTTGQRIMDETDLEIERKQSGPLGGDMQIGGEVAQDEMDAIVFLRDPHTAQPHEPDITALLRICDVHDVPLATTRTSAEYILDGLAADRADD comes from the coding sequence ATGACACGCGTCGCACTCATCGCTCACGACGACGAGAAACCCGAGATGATCGACCTCGTCCGGAGCTACGAGTCGCTGCTCTCGGAGTTCGACCTCGTCGGGACCGGCACGACGGGCCAGCGGATCATGGACGAGACCGACCTGGAGATCGAGCGCAAACAGAGCGGACCGCTGGGCGGGGACATGCAGATCGGCGGCGAGGTCGCACAGGACGAGATGGACGCTATCGTCTTCCTCCGGGACCCCCACACCGCACAGCCACACGAGCCGGACATCACGGCGCTGTTGCGCATCTGTGACGTACACGACGTACCGCTGGCGACGACGCGGACCTCGGCGGAGTACATCCTGGACGGACTCGCCGCGGACCGGGCCGACGACTGA
- a CDS encoding 7-carboxy-7-deazaguanine synthase QueE yields the protein MPVASDADALEGVATASAETADALPINELFCSLQGEGRLAGTPSVFVRTSGCNLRCWFCDSYHTSWEPTGDWYAIEDLLDAVAGYDADHVVLTGGEPLVHDASADLLDRLADRGYHTTVETNGTIVPDAPIDLASVSPKLASSTPTPDRDPKGEGEWARRHENRRLDVDALAALVERYETQLKFVVTGPEDMSEIEALLERVRAAADDPVPDDSVLLMPEGRTRDRLDETRPVVADLALEHGYRYTPRLHVTLWNDAPGT from the coding sequence ATGCCCGTCGCGAGTGACGCCGACGCGCTGGAGGGCGTGGCGACCGCGTCCGCGGAGACGGCCGACGCCCTCCCGATCAACGAGCTGTTTTGCTCGCTCCAGGGCGAGGGTCGGCTGGCCGGCACCCCGTCGGTGTTCGTCCGGACCAGCGGCTGTAACCTCCGGTGTTGGTTCTGTGACTCGTATCACACCTCCTGGGAGCCCACCGGCGACTGGTACGCGATCGAGGACCTCCTCGACGCCGTCGCGGGGTACGACGCCGACCACGTCGTCCTCACCGGCGGCGAACCGCTCGTCCACGACGCCAGCGCGGACCTGCTCGACCGACTGGCCGACCGGGGGTATCACACCACCGTCGAGACCAACGGGACGATCGTCCCGGACGCCCCGATCGATCTAGCCAGCGTCAGCCCGAAACTGGCCTCCAGTACACCGACGCCCGACCGCGACCCGAAGGGAGAGGGCGAGTGGGCACGGCGTCACGAGAACCGGCGCCTCGACGTGGACGCGCTCGCGGCGCTGGTCGAACGATACGAGACGCAACTGAAGTTCGTCGTCACCGGCCCCGAGGACATGAGCGAGATCGAGGCGCTGCTGGAGCGGGTCCGCGCTGCCGCTGACGACCCGGTCCCCGACGACAGCGTCCTGTTGATGCCGGAAGGACGGACCCGGGACCGACTCGACGAGACCCGCCCCGTCGTCGCCGACCTGGCGCTGGAACACGGCTACCGGTACACGCCCCGGCTCCACGTCACGCTCTGGAACGACGCGCCGGGCACCTGA
- a CDS encoding sugar ABC transporter permease, which translates to MGLFSNITRKLTEDALNIARTPVETLRQWKYTVEAVQRGEVPASEVLRVIVSTIAATAMVLALLFPIYWIFTAAISGSGASLYTSDSITLIPPNPTVKPFIWVVGDVGIPSLAITVAIPLTDLAFVFETPGISFLDASAFGVDRPSSFKRFLWNSVTVAIPTVLIAMGLVIPAAYALSRREFLFRRKILFLYVLMTQVGGGLGVALLIGMYAIYVQFGINDNKLALAVYYAATAVPFNTWLLKTYMDGIPVSYEEAAVVDGAPPWRVVWEVILPMSAAGLATVFIFTFLTGWTEFVVAQTLLGTENYTLPVGLYSLVDEYSIPWARFSAFALTFATPIMLVYLFAQRYIEGGLSFSGVEG; encoded by the coding sequence GCTGTTCTCGAACATCACGCGCAAACTCACCGAGGACGCGCTGAACATCGCCCGCACGCCGGTCGAGACACTCCGGCAGTGGAAGTACACGGTCGAGGCGGTCCAGCGCGGCGAGGTGCCCGCCTCGGAGGTGCTGCGCGTCATCGTCTCGACGATCGCCGCGACGGCGATGGTCCTGGCGCTTTTGTTCCCGATCTACTGGATCTTCACCGCGGCGATCTCCGGGTCGGGTGCGTCGCTGTACACGTCCGACAGCATCACGCTGATCCCGCCGAACCCGACGGTGAAACCCTTCATCTGGGTGGTCGGCGATGTCGGCATCCCGTCGCTGGCGATCACCGTCGCCATTCCGCTGACGGATCTGGCCTTCGTCTTCGAGACGCCCGGCATCAGCTTCCTCGACGCCTCCGCGTTCGGCGTCGACCGCCCGTCGAGCTTCAAGCGGTTCCTCTGGAACAGCGTCACGGTCGCGATCCCGACGGTGTTGATCGCGATGGGGTTGGTCATCCCCGCGGCGTACGCGCTCTCGCGCCGCGAGTTCCTCTTCCGGCGGAAGATCCTGTTCCTGTACGTGTTGATGACCCAGGTCGGCGGCGGACTCGGCGTCGCCCTGCTGATCGGGATGTACGCGATCTACGTCCAGTTCGGCATCAACGACAACAAACTGGCGCTCGCGGTCTACTACGCCGCGACGGCGGTGCCGTTCAACACGTGGCTGTTGAAGACCTACATGGACGGGATTCCGGTCTCCTACGAGGAGGCCGCCGTCGTCGACGGCGCGCCGCCGTGGCGCGTGGTCTGGGAGGTCATCCTCCCGATGTCCGCGGCCGGGCTCGCGACGGTGTTCATCTTCACCTTCCTGACCGGCTGGACCGAGTTCGTCGTCGCCCAGACGCTGCTGGGGACGGAGAACTACACCCTGCCGGTCGGGCTCTACTCGCTGGTCGACGAGTACTCGATCCCGTGGGCGCGTTTCTCCGCGTTCGCGCTCACGTTCGCGACACCGATCATGCTCGTCTATCTGTTCGCCCAGCGCTACATCGAGGGTGGACTCTCCTTCAGCGGCGTCGAAGGCTGA
- a CDS encoding 6-pyruvoyl trahydropterin synthase family protein produces MTQRVSRSDPIADAGERTLVVGGDRPIRISAGHRLMHHDGKCSRPHGHNYELTVRLTGHLTDEGWVVDKGEVTDAIDAWDHRFLLEAGDPLIDAFEESGDGDAVVVLERPPTAEVMATVLERRLADRLPDTVSEIAVTVRETGELCTR; encoded by the coding sequence ATGACCCAGCGAGTATCGCGTTCCGATCCGATCGCCGACGCGGGCGAGCGGACTCTCGTCGTCGGCGGTGACCGCCCCATCAGAATCTCGGCGGGCCACCGCCTCATGCACCACGACGGGAAGTGTTCGCGCCCGCACGGGCACAACTACGAACTGACGGTCCGGCTCACCGGCCATCTGACCGACGAGGGCTGGGTCGTCGACAAGGGGGAAGTCACCGACGCGATCGACGCCTGGGACCACCGGTTCCTGCTGGAGGCGGGCGATCCGTTGATCGACGCCTTCGAGGAAAGCGGGGACGGCGACGCGGTCGTCGTGCTGGAACGGCCGCCGACGGCGGAGGTCATGGCGACGGTCCTCGAACGGCGACTGGCCGATCGGCTGCCCGACACCGTCTCCGAGATCGCCGTGACGGTCCGGGAGACCGGCGAGCTCTGTACCCGCTGA
- a CDS encoding nucleotidyltransferase family protein, with the protein MDGIVLAAGSGTRLRPLTADTPKGLVRVAGRPLLSHVFDTALSVGVERLTVVVGYRAGDIIDHYGDGYRGVPVEYVHQDEQLGTGHALRRAFPLGGTTVVLNGDNVCRADLDRVVDRHRATDAAATLLVESVTRERARETGVVVTDDGRVTGLVEKPDDPPSTLVVRGFQVVEPTVEPACRLLTPSDRGEYELTDAVDLLVKAGHRVETVELDGWCHNVNDTADIERVTERLG; encoded by the coding sequence ATGGACGGCATCGTACTCGCGGCCGGGTCGGGAACACGGCTTCGGCCCCTAACAGCCGACACGCCGAAGGGACTCGTTCGGGTCGCCGGGCGACCGCTGCTCTCGCACGTGTTCGACACCGCGCTGTCGGTCGGTGTCGAACGGCTCACCGTCGTCGTGGGCTACCGAGCCGGCGATATCATCGACCACTACGGCGACGGCTATCGGGGCGTCCCCGTCGAGTACGTCCACCAAGACGAGCAACTCGGGACCGGCCACGCGCTCCGGCGGGCGTTCCCGCTCGGCGGGACCACGGTCGTCCTGAACGGGGACAACGTCTGCCGGGCCGACCTCGATAGGGTCGTCGACCGCCACCGGGCGACCGACGCCGCCGCGACGCTGCTGGTGGAGTCGGTCACGCGCGAGCGGGCCCGCGAGACCGGCGTGGTCGTGACCGACGACGGCCGGGTCACGGGGCTCGTCGAGAAGCCGGACGACCCGCCGTCGACGCTCGTCGTCCGGGGCTTCCAGGTGGTCGAGCCGACCGTCGAGCCGGCCTGTCGCCTGCTCACACCGTCGGATCGGGGCGAGTACGAACTCACCGACGCGGTCGATCTCCTCGTCAAAGCGGGCCACCGCGTCGAGACGGTCGAACTCGACGGCTGGTGTCACAACGTCAACGACACCGCGGATATCGAGCGCGTCACCGAACGGCTCGGGTGA